A DNA window from Ranitomeya imitator isolate aRanImi1 chromosome 2, aRanImi1.pri, whole genome shotgun sequence contains the following coding sequences:
- the LOC138665266 gene encoding uncharacterized protein isoform X2, with product MPTQVGRSSNLNLAEKRALRDLQSNKEFVIKEADKGGNVVLWSIEAYLEEANRQLTNPRCYQKLPSDPTAVFASKFDSLLCRTLSFGIISPQEKKYLWVEHPVTATFYMLPKIHKDEKKPPGRPIVSSIGSICERASEYLDFFFQPIVTALPSFIRDSAHFIEVCGRIELPGEFYLVTCDVESLYSNIKHSDGLHAVTFCLDKLSHSDRGHDSFLLDLLKFVLHHNYFLFDRTFYLQTAGVAMGAKCAPTYANIFLGWWEEVFVYPSLAYQHHVRNWHRYIDDLFFIWSGSREGCTDFIHSLNSNPHNIFLTHSISNSSTSFLDLRIFVQGNKLVTDLFRKPTATNALLEFNSFHPWHTKVGVPTGQFLRIRRNCTRDQDFLMQARDLTDRFRQRSYPKRVVATAFQQARQHDQASLLIPVGRSRESQTRFITDYNDSWGQGKHPKNYVRGFKNTYQPYAWRLRTKAKEG from the exons ATGCCAACACAGGTGGGTAGATCCTCTAACCTTAATCTTGCCGAAAAACGGGCCTTGCGGGACTTACAAAGCAACAAGGAATTTGTGATTaaagaggcggataaggggggcaatgtggtgctGTGGTCAATTGAAGCATATTTAGAGGAGGCCAATAGACAGCTCACTAACCCCAGATGCTATCAAAAATTACCTTCAGATCCCACGGCAGTGTTTGCGTCTAAATTTGACTCTTTACTCTGCAGGACGCTAAGTTTCGGCATTATCTCGCCCCAAgagaaaaaatatttatgggtggaacatccggtcacggcaacattttatatgttgccgaagATACATAAAGACGAGAAGAAACCACCAGGAAGGCCGATTGTTTCTAGCATTGGGAGTATCTGCGAGCGGGCAAGTGAGTATTTGGACTTCTTCTTCCAGCCAATAGTCACGGCCTTGCCCTCCTTTATAAGGGATTCTGCCCATTTTATTGAGGTCTGTGGACGGATAGAACTGCCGGGAGAATTCTACCTGGTAACTTGTGATGTGGAGTCTTTGTACTCCAACATCAAGCATAGTGATGGCCTGCATGCGGTTACTTTTTGCCTAGACAAACTGTCACACTCAGATCGGGGGCATGATTCTTTTCTGTTGGATCTGCTGAAATTTGTTCTTcatcacaactattttttgtttgacagaacattttatttacagacagctggagtggcaatgggggcgaaatgtgcaccaacctacgcaaacatcttcttaggttggtgggaggaggtgtttgtgtacccatccctggcatatcaacatcatgtccggaattggcatcgcTATATCGATGACTTATTCTTTATTTGGTCGGGCAGCAGGGAGGGTTGTACTGATTTCATCCACAGCCTCAATTCCAACCCCCATAATATCTTTTTAACCCACTCTATTTCCAACAGTTCGACTAGCTTTCTGGATCTGAGAATTTTCGTACAAGGGAACAAGCTGGTCACGGACCTTTTCCGGAAGCCCACTGCTACTAACGCTCTTTTGGAGTTCAACAGTTTTCACCCTTGGCACACGAAGGTGGGCGTCCCGACGGGACAATTTTTACGCATTAGACGTAATTGCACTCGGGATCAAGACTTTCTGATGCAAGCTCGGGATCTGACGGACCGCTTCAGACAGAGGAGTTATCCCAAACGAGTGGTTGCCACggctttccagcaagcaagacaacatgatcaggcctcacttttgattcctgtgggtcgttcccgagaatcgcagacgaggttcatcacggactataatgacagctgggggcag ggcaaacatcccaagaactacgtaagaggtttcaaaaacacgtatcaaccatacgcctggcggctacggaccaaggcaaag gaaggctga
- the LOC138665266 gene encoding uncharacterized protein isoform X1, with protein MPTQVGRSSNLNLAEKRALRDLQSNKEFVIKEADKGGNVVLWSIEAYLEEANRQLTNPRCYQKLPSDPTAVFASKFDSLLCRTLSFGIISPQEKKYLWVEHPVTATFYMLPKIHKDEKKPPGRPIVSSIGSICERASEYLDFFFQPIVTALPSFIRDSAHFIEVCGRIELPGEFYLVTCDVESLYSNIKHSDGLHAVTFCLDKLSHSDRGHDSFLLDLLKFVLHHNYFLFDRTFYLQTAGVAMGAKCAPTYANIFLGWWEEVFVYPSLAYQHHVRNWHRYIDDLFFIWSGSREGCTDFIHSLNSNPHNIFLTHSISNSSTSFLDLRIFVQGNKLVTDLFRKPTATNALLEFNSFHPWHTKVGVPTGQFLRIRRNCTRDQDFLMQARDLTDRFRQRSYPKRVVATAFQQARQHDQASLLIPVGRSRESQTRFITDYNDSWGQGKHPKNYVRGFKNTYQPYAWRLRTKAKVKS; from the exons ATGCCAACACAGGTGGGTAGATCCTCTAACCTTAATCTTGCCGAAAAACGGGCCTTGCGGGACTTACAAAGCAACAAGGAATTTGTGATTaaagaggcggataaggggggcaatgtggtgctGTGGTCAATTGAAGCATATTTAGAGGAGGCCAATAGACAGCTCACTAACCCCAGATGCTATCAAAAATTACCTTCAGATCCCACGGCAGTGTTTGCGTCTAAATTTGACTCTTTACTCTGCAGGACGCTAAGTTTCGGCATTATCTCGCCCCAAgagaaaaaatatttatgggtggaacatccggtcacggcaacattttatatgttgccgaagATACATAAAGACGAGAAGAAACCACCAGGAAGGCCGATTGTTTCTAGCATTGGGAGTATCTGCGAGCGGGCAAGTGAGTATTTGGACTTCTTCTTCCAGCCAATAGTCACGGCCTTGCCCTCCTTTATAAGGGATTCTGCCCATTTTATTGAGGTCTGTGGACGGATAGAACTGCCGGGAGAATTCTACCTGGTAACTTGTGATGTGGAGTCTTTGTACTCCAACATCAAGCATAGTGATGGCCTGCATGCGGTTACTTTTTGCCTAGACAAACTGTCACACTCAGATCGGGGGCATGATTCTTTTCTGTTGGATCTGCTGAAATTTGTTCTTcatcacaactattttttgtttgacagaacattttatttacagacagctggagtggcaatgggggcgaaatgtgcaccaacctacgcaaacatcttcttaggttggtgggaggaggtgtttgtgtacccatccctggcatatcaacatcatgtccggaattggcatcgcTATATCGATGACTTATTCTTTATTTGGTCGGGCAGCAGGGAGGGTTGTACTGATTTCATCCACAGCCTCAATTCCAACCCCCATAATATCTTTTTAACCCACTCTATTTCCAACAGTTCGACTAGCTTTCTGGATCTGAGAATTTTCGTACAAGGGAACAAGCTGGTCACGGACCTTTTCCGGAAGCCCACTGCTACTAACGCTCTTTTGGAGTTCAACAGTTTTCACCCTTGGCACACGAAGGTGGGCGTCCCGACGGGACAATTTTTACGCATTAGACGTAATTGCACTCGGGATCAAGACTTTCTGATGCAAGCTCGGGATCTGACGGACCGCTTCAGACAGAGGAGTTATCCCAAACGAGTGGTTGCCACggctttccagcaagcaagacaacatgatcaggcctcacttttgattcctgtgggtcgttcccgagaatcgcagacgaggttcatcacggactataatgacagctgggggcag ggcaaacatcccaagaactacgtaagaggtttcaaaaacacgtatcaaccatacgcctggcggctacggaccaaggcaaaggtaaaatcttga